In Achromobacter spanius, the following proteins share a genomic window:
- a CDS encoding YaeQ family protein has translation MALRATIYKAELNVADTDRHYYGSHALTVARHPSETDERMMVRLVAFALHAQEELAFTKGLSDTDEPDLWVKDLTGAVKLWIEVGQPEERRILRACGRADEVIVYCYGGSASKIWWDGVRNKLERTRNLKVVNLPSDQSRALAKLAERTMQLNANISDGIVYFSADKGEVSVEPEVWR, from the coding sequence ATGGCCCTGCGCGCCACCATCTACAAGGCCGAACTCAACGTCGCCGACACGGACCGCCATTACTACGGCAGCCATGCGCTGACGGTCGCCCGCCACCCCTCTGAAACGGACGAACGCATGATGGTGCGCCTGGTGGCTTTTGCCCTGCATGCGCAGGAAGAACTGGCGTTCACCAAGGGCTTGAGCGATACCGACGAGCCCGACTTGTGGGTCAAGGACCTGACCGGCGCGGTCAAGCTGTGGATTGAAGTGGGCCAGCCCGAAGAGCGCCGCATTCTGCGCGCTTGTGGGCGGGCGGACGAGGTCATCGTCTATTGCTATGGCGGGTCGGCCAGCAAGATCTGGTGGGATGGCGTGCGCAACAAGCTGGAACGCACCCGCAACCTGAAGGTGGTGAACCTGCCGTCCGACCAGAGCCGGGCGCTGGCCAAGCTGGCCGAGCGCACCATGCAGCTGAACGCCAACATCTCGGACGGCATCGTGTATTTCTCGGCCGACAAGGGCGAGGTCAGCGTCGAACCCGAGGTCTGGCGCTAA
- a CDS encoding MFS transporter produces the protein MHANAHSQTPPTAASPAAPITASPWPVFWVASIAVFLVSLDATMLYAAFGALRAGFPEASAADMSWVLNAYTVVYAAMLIPSGGLADTHGRKRMFMIGVVLFLAASAACGLAGSVGWLIAARVLQAVGAALLTPASLSIVLAAFPTQKRAVAVSLWGAVGGLAAAIGPSLGAFVVDTAGWPWAFYINLPLGAVSLWFGAGLLKESVKPESRRRVDGVGMVLLMVAVGALALATVQSESPSWTRVELLVVAAVGVVSMGAFVAWARSTPHPLVDLALFKHRTYRYVNLATLSFGIAFAMMFFAFFFYMTGVWHYSLPRAGLAVTPGPLLVMPTAIITGRLAARLGHRPFLVMGSLIYAASGLWFLLVPGEQPAYLTQWLPGLLLSGIGVGMVLPSLSGAAVSRLPAQHYAVGSAVNQATRQIGGVMGVAITVLLLGQGAVSHADFSPLYMGHVGLALLTALLCLAVDTRPGKG, from the coding sequence ATGCATGCCAACGCGCATTCTCAAACACCGCCGACCGCAGCGTCGCCCGCCGCGCCCATCACGGCTTCGCCCTGGCCCGTCTTCTGGGTAGCCAGCATTGCCGTGTTCCTGGTGTCGCTGGACGCCACCATGCTGTATGCGGCTTTTGGCGCCTTGCGCGCGGGCTTTCCCGAGGCCTCGGCCGCGGACATGTCCTGGGTGCTCAACGCCTACACCGTGGTGTACGCCGCCATGCTGATTCCGTCGGGGGGCCTGGCCGACACGCATGGCCGCAAGCGCATGTTCATGATTGGGGTGGTGTTGTTCCTGGCCGCCTCCGCCGCCTGTGGCCTGGCCGGCAGCGTGGGGTGGTTGATTGCCGCGCGTGTGTTGCAGGCGGTGGGCGCGGCGCTATTGACGCCCGCGTCTCTGTCGATTGTGCTGGCGGCGTTTCCTACGCAAAAGCGGGCGGTGGCGGTCAGCTTGTGGGGCGCGGTGGGCGGTTTGGCCGCGGCCATCGGCCCCAGCCTGGGCGCGTTCGTGGTGGACACGGCCGGCTGGCCCTGGGCCTTCTACATCAATCTGCCGCTGGGCGCGGTGTCGCTCTGGTTCGGCGCGGGGCTGTTGAAGGAATCCGTCAAACCCGAGTCGCGCCGCCGCGTCGACGGGGTGGGCATGGTCTTGTTGATGGTGGCCGTGGGCGCGCTGGCGTTGGCGACGGTGCAGTCGGAATCACCGTCCTGGACGCGCGTGGAACTGCTGGTGGTGGCGGCCGTGGGCGTGGTGTCGATGGGCGCGTTCGTGGCCTGGGCGCGGTCCACGCCGCATCCCTTGGTGGACCTGGCCTTGTTCAAGCATCGCACCTACCGCTATGTGAACCTGGCCACGCTTAGCTTCGGCATTGCGTTCGCCATGATGTTCTTCGCCTTCTTCTTCTACATGACGGGTGTGTGGCACTACAGCCTGCCGCGCGCGGGCCTGGCGGTTACGCCCGGCCCCTTGCTGGTCATGCCGACGGCCATCATCACGGGCCGGCTGGCGGCGCGCCTGGGCCACCGGCCGTTCCTGGTGATGGGGTCTTTGATCTATGCGGCCAGCGGTCTGTGGTTCTTGCTGGTGCCGGGCGAACAACCCGCTTATCTGACGCAGTGGTTGCCGGGCCTGCTGTTAAGCGGTATTGGCGTGGGGATGGTGCTGCCGTCCTTGTCGGGCGCCGCCGTCAGCCGCTTGCCGGCGCAACATTACGCGGTGGGCAGCGCGGTGAATCAGGCTACGCGCCAGATCGGCGGGGTAATGGGCGTGGCGATCACGGTGTTGCTGCTGGGGCAGGGCGCGGTCAGCCATGCGGATTTCTCGCCCTTGTATATGGGGCATGTGGGGCTGGCGTTGTTGACGGCGCTGTTGTGCCTGGCGGTGGATACGCGGCCGGGCAAGGGGTGA
- the ggt gene encoding gamma-glutamyltransferase produces MKTFDWANPYPSVRIPLFARNVVSTSHPLAAQAGLRMLLKGGNAVDAAIAAAATIVLVEPVSCGLGGDCFAIVWDGKELHGLNSSGVAPAAWNTEYFKAKYGTGPDGLAIQPKRGWDAVTVPGVVAGWAALHEKLGKLPFEQLFEPAIEIAERGYAVPPVVAHKWAAAADELKSQPGYAAAFMPEGRAPKVGEHFRFPDAANTLRRIAESKGRDFYEGELAERIAAFSKECGGAMTLEDLRNYRPDWVKPISKSYRGYELHEIPPNGQGIAALIALGIVERFDMSDMPVDSVQSQHIQIEAMKLAFADLYKYVADPRAMQVTPEQMLSDAYLDSRAKLIRLDQATHFEAGRPHAGGTIYLTAADENGMMISFIQSNYMGFGSGVVVPGTGISMQNRGVGFSMDPKSANVVEGGKRPFHTIIPGFLTRGGKPVMSFGVMGGDMQPQGHMQTVVRMIDYHQNPQAACCAPRWKVNRDFTLDIETNMKASTIAGLKDLGHALKSVDDPYMDFGAGQFIWRMSENDNELGYVAASDSRRDGQAVGF; encoded by the coding sequence ATGAAAACCTTCGACTGGGCCAACCCGTATCCCTCCGTCCGCATCCCGCTGTTTGCGCGCAACGTGGTGTCCACGTCGCATCCGCTGGCGGCCCAGGCGGGTCTGCGCATGCTGCTCAAGGGCGGCAACGCCGTGGACGCCGCCATTGCGGCCGCCGCCACGATCGTGCTGGTGGAACCAGTGTCTTGCGGCCTGGGCGGCGACTGCTTCGCCATCGTCTGGGACGGCAAGGAACTGCATGGCTTGAACTCGTCGGGCGTGGCGCCCGCCGCATGGAATACCGAATACTTCAAGGCCAAGTACGGCACGGGCCCCGACGGCCTGGCCATCCAGCCCAAGCGCGGCTGGGACGCCGTGACGGTGCCGGGCGTGGTGGCCGGCTGGGCCGCGCTGCACGAAAAGCTGGGCAAGCTGCCGTTTGAACAACTGTTCGAACCCGCCATCGAAATCGCCGAGCGCGGCTATGCCGTGCCGCCGGTCGTGGCGCACAAGTGGGCCGCCGCCGCCGACGAACTGAAGTCGCAGCCCGGCTACGCCGCCGCCTTCATGCCCGAGGGCCGCGCGCCCAAGGTCGGCGAACACTTCCGCTTTCCTGACGCCGCCAACACGCTGCGCCGCATCGCCGAATCCAAGGGCCGCGACTTCTATGAAGGCGAGCTGGCCGAACGCATCGCCGCCTTCAGCAAGGAATGCGGCGGCGCGATGACGCTGGAAGACCTGCGCAACTACCGTCCGGACTGGGTCAAGCCCATTTCGAAGTCGTACCGTGGCTACGAGCTGCACGAAATCCCGCCCAACGGGCAGGGCATCGCCGCGCTGATCGCGCTGGGCATCGTCGAACGCTTTGATATGTCCGACATGCCGGTGGATTCGGTGCAGTCGCAGCACATCCAGATCGAAGCCATGAAGCTGGCGTTTGCTGATCTGTACAAGTACGTGGCCGACCCGCGCGCCATGCAGGTGACGCCCGAGCAGATGCTGTCGGACGCCTATCTGGACAGCCGCGCCAAGCTGATCCGCCTGGACCAGGCCACGCATTTCGAAGCCGGCCGCCCGCATGCCGGCGGCACCATCTACCTGACCGCCGCCGATGAAAACGGCATGATGATTTCGTTCATCCAGTCCAACTACATGGGCTTCGGATCGGGCGTGGTCGTGCCGGGCACCGGCATCAGCATGCAGAACCGTGGCGTGGGTTTCTCGATGGATCCCAAGTCGGCCAACGTGGTCGAAGGCGGCAAGCGCCCGTTCCACACCATCATCCCGGGCTTCCTGACGCGCGGCGGCAAGCCGGTGATGAGCTTTGGCGTGATGGGCGGCGACATGCAGCCCCAAGGCCACATGCAGACGGTCGTGCGCATGATCGACTACCACCAGAACCCGCAGGCCGCGTGCTGCGCGCCGCGCTGGAAGGTCAACCGCGACTTCACGCTGGACATCGAGACCAACATGAAGGCCTCCACCATTGCAGGCCTGAAAGACCTGGGGCATGCTTTGAAGTCCGTTGACGATCCGTACATGGACTTCGGCGCCGGCCAGTTCATCTGGCGCATGTCCGAAAACGACAACGAACTGGGTTATGTCGCCGCCAGCGACAGCCGCCGCGACGGTCAAGCGGTCGGCTTCTAA
- a CDS encoding ABC transporter permease, whose amino-acid sequence MLKLILRRVIVAIPTLILVSMIVFMLQKILPGDPVLTLAGEERDPAVLDYLRDKYRLNDPLPVQYAAWAGQVLQGDLGKSLRTDVPVTTLIAQKLPVTLQLAAMAMFFALLIGIPMGIIAAVRKGKPIEMGANIAALSGMSIPNFWLGIILIMVVSVQWKLLPASGYVSPAEDFWLSIKTMLMPSLVLSTAIAAYLMRHTRSSMLEALSADYVRTARAKGVSPRKVVLRHALRNALMPIVTLVTLLFGELLAGAVLTEQVFTIPGFGKLVVDAVFTRDYAVVQGVVLCVAVGFILMNLLADILYILVNPRLRHS is encoded by the coding sequence ATGCTTAAACTTATCTTGCGCCGCGTGATCGTCGCGATACCGACACTGATACTGGTGTCGATGATCGTCTTCATGCTGCAGAAAATCTTGCCCGGCGACCCGGTGCTGACCTTGGCCGGCGAAGAGCGCGACCCGGCCGTGCTGGATTACCTGCGCGACAAATACCGCCTGAACGATCCTTTGCCCGTGCAATACGCGGCCTGGGCCGGGCAGGTGCTGCAAGGCGACCTGGGCAAGTCCCTGCGCACCGACGTGCCCGTCACGACGCTGATCGCGCAAAAGCTGCCCGTGACCCTGCAACTGGCCGCCATGGCCATGTTCTTTGCGCTCTTGATCGGCATTCCCATGGGGATCATCGCCGCGGTGCGCAAGGGCAAGCCCATTGAAATGGGCGCCAACATCGCGGCGCTGTCCGGCATGTCGATTCCCAATTTCTGGCTGGGCATCATCCTGATCATGGTGGTGTCGGTGCAATGGAAGCTGTTGCCGGCCTCGGGCTATGTGTCGCCGGCCGAAGACTTCTGGCTGTCGATCAAGACGATGCTGATGCCGTCGCTGGTGCTGTCTACCGCCATTGCCGCGTATCTGATGCGGCACACGCGCTCGTCGATGCTGGAGGCGCTGTCGGCCGATTACGTGCGCACCGCGCGCGCCAAGGGGGTGTCGCCGCGCAAGGTGGTGCTGCGCCATGCCTTGCGCAATGCGCTGATGCCGATCGTGACACTGGTGACTTTGCTGTTTGGTGAATTGCTGGCCGGCGCGGTGTTGACCGAACAGGTCTTCACGATTCCGGGCTTTGGCAAGCTGGTGGTGGACGCGGTGTTCACGCGCGATTACGCGGTGGTGCAGGGCGTGGTGCTCTGCGTGGCGGTGGGCTTCATTCTGATGAACCTGCTGGCCGACATTCTGTACATCCTGGTCAACCCCCGCCTGAGGCACTCATGA
- a CDS encoding SDR family oxidoreductase — MNLKNAVVLITGANRGLGLAFARIALARGASKVYAAARDPSTITLPGVEAIKLDVSNPADVAAAAAHATDVTLVINNAGVAAMGGFLDADAIESAQRHLDVNLFGSLRVAQAFAPVLAANGGGALLNVLSIASWINGQPLGLYAMSKSAAWAMTNGLRHDLRAQGTQVLGLHMGFVDTDLTKGIDAPKSTPDAIVNQAFDGLEAGAQEVLADERTRQVKQGLSANPPVYL; from the coding sequence ATGAATCTCAAGAATGCAGTTGTTTTGATTACCGGCGCCAACCGCGGTCTGGGTTTGGCTTTTGCGCGCATCGCGCTGGCCCGTGGCGCCAGCAAGGTCTACGCCGCCGCGCGCGACCCGTCCACGATCACCTTGCCCGGGGTCGAGGCCATCAAGCTGGATGTGTCCAACCCGGCTGACGTGGCGGCCGCCGCGGCGCACGCCACGGACGTGACGCTTGTCATCAACAACGCGGGTGTCGCGGCCATGGGTGGCTTTCTGGACGCCGACGCCATCGAATCTGCCCAGCGCCACCTGGACGTCAACCTGTTCGGTTCGTTGCGCGTGGCGCAGGCGTTTGCGCCCGTGCTGGCTGCCAATGGCGGTGGCGCGCTGCTGAATGTGCTGTCGATTGCCAGTTGGATCAACGGGCAGCCGCTGGGCCTGTACGCGATGAGCAAGTCGGCCGCCTGGGCCATGACGAACGGCTTGCGTCACGATTTGCGCGCGCAGGGCACGCAGGTGCTGGGCTTGCACATGGGCTTTGTGGATACCGATCTGACCAAGGGCATCGACGCGCCGAAGTCCACGCCGGACGCCATCGTCAACCAGGCGTTTGACGGCCTGGAAGCGGGCGCGCAAGAGGTGTTGGCCGATGAGCGGACTCGCCAGGTCAAGCAAGGCTTGTCGGCCAACCCGCCGGTCTACCTGTAA
- a CDS encoding dipeptide ABC transporter ATP-binding protein: MDSKRVVEVNGLSVRFKTPDRTVDAVRNVSFHVDRGETLAIVGESGSGKSVTSLALMRLVEYGGGKIINGDMFLRRRNGEVLDLANAPDTTLQRVRGADVAMIFQEPMTSLNPSFTAGNQIAEALQLHQGLDAAAARAETLRMLERVRIPEARAILDRYPHQLSGGMRQRVMIAMALSCKPQLLIADEPTTALDVTIQAQILQLIRQLQEEMDMGVIFITHDMGVVAEVADRVLVMYRGDKVEEGGSDEIFARPQHAYTRALLSAVPRLGAMHGTDEPAPFPLLKLEEAAQVADPAALVDAPVAVPSTVRRENGPVLKVRDLTTSFDITGGILGRVQKRVHAVEKVSFDLYPGETLSLVGESGCGKTTTGRSLLQLVKSKGGTIEFDGKNIGALRGSAMQTLRQHIQFIFQDPFASLDPRMTVGYSIMEPLLIHGVAKGKAAEERVRWLMEKCGLVPEMIDRYPHEFSGGQRQRICIARALALNPKVVIADESVSALDVSIQAQIVNLLLDLQRELGVSFLFISHDMAVVERVSHRVAVMYLGQIVEIGPRRAIFENPQHPYTKKLMAAVPIADPQRRHRERSLLVDEIPSPMRKLGDDPLVEPLVAVGEGHFVARHSIGVY; this comes from the coding sequence ATGGATTCCAAACGCGTCGTCGAGGTCAACGGCCTGTCGGTGCGCTTCAAGACCCCGGATCGCACGGTGGACGCCGTGCGCAATGTGTCGTTCCATGTGGACCGCGGAGAAACGCTGGCCATCGTGGGCGAGTCGGGCTCAGGCAAGTCGGTGACGTCGCTGGCGCTGATGCGCCTGGTGGAGTATGGCGGCGGCAAGATCATCAATGGCGACATGTTCCTGCGCCGCCGCAATGGCGAGGTGCTGGACTTGGCGAACGCGCCGGACACGACGTTGCAGCGCGTGCGCGGTGCGGACGTGGCGATGATTTTCCAGGAGCCGATGACGTCGCTGAACCCCAGCTTCACGGCGGGCAACCAGATTGCCGAGGCCTTGCAATTGCACCAGGGGCTGGATGCGGCGGCGGCGCGGGCGGAAACGCTGCGCATGCTGGAGCGGGTGCGCATCCCCGAGGCGCGGGCCATTCTGGACCGTTATCCGCATCAGTTGTCGGGCGGGATGCGCCAGCGGGTGATGATCGCGATGGCGCTGTCCTGCAAGCCGCAATTGCTGATTGCCGATGAACCGACGACGGCGCTGGATGTGACGATCCAGGCGCAGATTCTGCAACTGATCCGTCAGTTGCAGGAAGAAATGGACATGGGGGTGATCTTCATCACGCACGATATGGGCGTGGTGGCGGAAGTGGCCGACCGGGTGCTGGTGATGTATCGCGGCGACAAGGTGGAAGAGGGCGGTTCGGACGAGATTTTCGCGCGTCCGCAGCATGCCTATACGCGCGCGTTGTTGTCGGCGGTGCCTCGCTTGGGGGCGATGCACGGCACGGATGAGCCGGCGCCGTTTCCGCTGTTGAAGCTGGAAGAGGCGGCGCAGGTGGCGGACCCGGCGGCGTTGGTGGATGCGCCGGTGGCGGTGCCGTCAACGGTGCGGCGCGAGAATGGTCCGGTGCTGAAGGTGCGGGACCTGACGACGAGTTTCGACATTACGGGCGGCATTCTGGGCCGGGTGCAAAAGCGTGTGCATGCGGTGGAGAAGGTGAGCTTCGATCTGTACCCGGGCGAGACTTTATCGCTGGTGGGCGAGTCGGGCTGCGGCAAGACGACAACGGGTCGATCGCTGTTGCAACTGGTGAAGAGCAAGGGCGGCACGATCGAGTTCGACGGCAAGAACATCGGCGCGTTGCGCGGTAGCGCGATGCAGACGTTGCGGCAACATATCCAGTTCATTTTCCAGGACCCGTTTGCATCGCTGGACCCGCGCATGACGGTGGGTTATTCGATCATGGAGCCGTTGCTGATCCACGGGGTGGCCAAGGGCAAGGCGGCCGAGGAACGGGTGCGCTGGCTGATGGAAAAGTGCGGGCTGGTGCCGGAAATGATCGACCGCTATCCGCATGAGTTTTCGGGCGGGCAGCGTCAGCGTATCTGCATTGCGCGGGCGTTGGCGTTGAATCCGAAGGTGGTGATTGCAGATGAGTCGGTGTCGGCGCTGGATGTGTCGATTCAGGCGCAGATCGTGAATTTGCTGCTGGATCTGCAACGGGAACTTGGGGTGTCGTTCCTGTTCATTTCGCACGATATGGCGGTGGTGGAACGAGTGAGCCACCGGGTGGCGGTGATGTACCTGGGCCAGATCGTCGAGATCGGCCCGCGCCGCGCCATCTTCGAAAACCCGCAGCATCCGTATACGAAGAAGCTGATGGCGGCAGTGCCGATTGCGGACCCGCAACGACGGCATCGTGAACGGTCGCTGCTGGTGGATGAAATCCCAAGCCCGATGCGGAAGCTGGGCGATGATCCGCTGGTGGAGCCGCTGGTTGCCGTCGGAGAAGGGCATTTCGTGGCACGGCATTCGATTGGGGTTTATTGA
- a CDS encoding TetR/AcrR family transcriptional regulator: protein MSGPSNRKALSHERIVDAAARAIRREGYAGVGVADIMKEAGLTHGGFYAHFPSRDALLAAAMERAGRDGASRMMQSVAKRQAEGASALRAWVDAYLGDAHLKGCESGCPVAALASEMPRQSPDVREVSAARVQRLMQAVRGVLPPDAGEHAAAAVTSTLVGALQLARALGDNPEGRAVLASARQSILDQYDTVAAS from the coding sequence ATGTCTGGCCCCTCCAATCGCAAAGCGCTTTCTCACGAACGGATTGTTGACGCCGCCGCGCGCGCCATCCGGCGGGAAGGGTATGCCGGGGTGGGCGTGGCCGACATCATGAAGGAAGCCGGGCTGACGCATGGCGGGTTCTACGCGCATTTCCCGTCGCGCGATGCGCTCTTGGCCGCCGCGATGGAACGCGCCGGGCGCGATGGCGCGTCGCGCATGATGCAAAGCGTGGCCAAGCGCCAGGCCGAGGGCGCCAGCGCGCTGCGGGCTTGGGTGGACGCCTATCTGGGCGATGCGCATCTGAAAGGCTGCGAGTCTGGTTGCCCGGTGGCGGCGCTGGCTTCCGAGATGCCGCGCCAGTCGCCCGACGTGCGCGAGGTGTCGGCCGCGCGCGTGCAACGCCTGATGCAGGCGGTGCGCGGCGTCTTGCCCCCGGACGCGGGGGAGCACGCTGCCGCAGCGGTGACCAGTACGTTGGTGGGTGCGCTGCAACTGGCGCGCGCGCTGGGCGATAACCCGGAGGGGCGCGCCGTGCTGGCGTCGGCCCGTCAGAGCATTCTTGACCAATACGACACGGTGGCGGCTTCATGA
- the nikC gene encoding nickel transporter permease, which yields MSANTATAAAVTPPRSRNRAWGKFKRNHIAMLGLGIVAFFVLLAVLAPFIANHDPLQTSFTTIRKAPSASYWLGTDELGRDIFSRMVYGARASLMAGLVSVLIALVVGVPFGLAAGYFGGWTDSIISRATEALLAIPFLILAIALAAFLGPSLTNAMIAIGVSAAPKFVRLTRGQVLAVKNEDYVQSARALGASDLRIIGRHVFPNVMPPLIVQATITIATAIIAEASLSFLGLGLQPPTPSWGSMLNTAKNFMTQAPWMSIFPGSAIFLVVLGFNLLGDGLRDALDPRQEK from the coding sequence ATGAGCGCAAATACTGCAACGGCCGCTGCCGTCACGCCGCCCCGCAGCCGCAATCGTGCCTGGGGCAAATTCAAACGCAACCACATCGCGATGCTCGGGCTGGGCATCGTGGCGTTCTTCGTGCTGCTGGCAGTGCTGGCGCCGTTCATCGCCAACCACGATCCCTTGCAGACCAGTTTCACCACCATCCGCAAGGCGCCGTCGGCGTCGTACTGGCTGGGCACGGATGAACTGGGCCGCGATATTTTCAGCCGCATGGTCTATGGCGCTCGCGCGTCCTTGATGGCGGGCCTGGTGTCGGTGCTGATCGCCTTGGTGGTCGGGGTGCCGTTCGGGCTTGCGGCCGGCTACTTCGGCGGCTGGACGGACAGCATCATTTCGCGCGCCACGGAAGCGCTGCTGGCGATTCCGTTCCTGATCCTGGCGATTGCGCTGGCCGCGTTTCTTGGGCCCAGCCTGACCAACGCGATGATCGCCATTGGCGTATCGGCCGCGCCGAAGTTCGTGCGGCTGACGCGCGGGCAGGTGCTGGCGGTGAAAAACGAAGACTATGTGCAAAGCGCGCGGGCGCTGGGCGCGTCGGACTTGCGGATCATCGGCCGGCACGTGTTTCCCAACGTGATGCCGCCGCTGATCGTGCAGGCCACCATCACCATCGCCACGGCCATCATCGCCGAGGCCAGCCTGTCGTTCCTGGGGCTGGGCCTGCAACCGCCGACGCCGTCGTGGGGCTCGATGTTGAACACGGCCAAGAACTTCATGACCCAGGCGCCCTGGATGTCGATCTTTCCCGGATCGGCCATTTTCCTGGTGGTGCTGGGCTTCAATCTGCTGGGTGACGGGCTGCGCGACGCGCTCGATCCGCGTCAGGAAAAGTAA
- a CDS encoding ABC transporter substrate-binding protein, translated as MKRLTLTFGASLLALAAGAACAQNIRIGLQEDPDVLDPHRARTYVGRIVFTSLCDKLVDIDPKLHFVPQLATSWSFSPDNKVLTFKLRDDALFHDGSKFDAAAAKANIERAKSLPDSLRKGELASVDKVDAPDATTLVLTLKKPDATLLAQLSDRAGMMLSPATFNDADVAAVGRKPVCSGPYKFVERIQNDRIVLEKFDKYYDAKDYAFQRITFLPIPDTTVRLSNLRAGDLDMLERLNPSDAPQVKTDTNLTFAPVAGLGFQQFMFNVGNGKRAEDNPFKNKLVRQAFQYAIDRNVINDVAGGGIFEPAQQPFPPASPYHSDKFPVTQRDVAKSKALLKQAGMERVKAELVFGNNTTTSSIAEIVQAMAAEAGFDLSLRPTEYAALQKEASAGNFQIVMLGWSGRVDPDGNIYAFVTCKGALNDGHYCNPEVDKLLNEARTIPDEAQRKVIYEKALTIMQDELPGVYNYYQPWPFVMAKKVKGFTPYPDGMIRLKGVTFAQK; from the coding sequence ATGAAACGCTTGACCTTGACCTTCGGCGCCAGCTTGCTGGCGCTGGCCGCCGGCGCCGCGTGCGCCCAGAACATCCGCATCGGCCTGCAGGAAGATCCGGACGTGCTGGACCCGCACCGCGCCCGCACCTATGTGGGCCGCATCGTGTTCACGTCGCTGTGCGACAAGCTGGTGGACATCGATCCCAAGCTGCACTTCGTGCCGCAACTGGCCACGTCGTGGTCATTCAGCCCCGACAACAAGGTGTTGACTTTCAAGCTGCGTGACGACGCGCTGTTCCACGACGGCTCGAAGTTCGACGCCGCCGCGGCCAAGGCCAACATCGAACGCGCCAAGTCCCTGCCGGACAGCCTGCGCAAGGGCGAACTGGCCTCGGTCGACAAGGTAGACGCCCCGGACGCCACGACGCTGGTGCTTACCCTGAAAAAGCCGGACGCCACCTTGCTGGCGCAGTTGTCGGACCGCGCCGGCATGATGCTGTCGCCCGCGACCTTCAACGACGCCGACGTGGCCGCCGTCGGCCGCAAGCCCGTGTGCTCGGGCCCGTACAAGTTTGTGGAGCGCATCCAGAACGACCGCATCGTGCTGGAGAAGTTCGACAAGTACTACGACGCCAAGGACTACGCCTTCCAGCGCATCACCTTCCTGCCCATCCCCGACACCACGGTGCGCTTGTCGAACCTGCGCGCGGGTGACCTGGACATGCTGGAACGCCTGAACCCGTCGGACGCGCCGCAAGTCAAGACCGACACCAACCTGACGTTCGCGCCGGTGGCCGGCCTGGGCTTCCAGCAGTTCATGTTCAACGTGGGCAACGGCAAGCGCGCCGAAGACAACCCGTTCAAGAACAAGCTGGTGCGCCAGGCGTTCCAGTACGCCATCGACCGCAACGTCATCAACGACGTGGCGGGCGGCGGCATCTTCGAACCCGCGCAGCAGCCGTTCCCGCCGGCAAGCCCTTATCACAGCGACAAGTTCCCCGTTACCCAGCGTGACGTGGCCAAGTCCAAGGCGCTGCTGAAGCAGGCCGGCATGGAGCGCGTGAAGGCCGAGCTGGTATTCGGCAACAACACGACCACGTCGTCCATCGCGGAAATCGTGCAGGCCATGGCGGCCGAGGCGGGCTTTGACCTGTCCTTGCGTCCCACGGAATACGCGGCCCTGCAGAAAGAAGCGTCGGCCGGCAACTTCCAGATCGTGATGCTGGGCTGGTCCGGCCGGGTTGATCCGGACGGCAACATTTACGCCTTCGTGACGTGCAAGGGTGCGTTGAACGACGGCCATTACTGCAATCCGGAAGTGGACAAGCTGCTGAATGAAGCCCGCACCATTCCGGATGAAGCCCAGCGCAAGGTCATCTACGAAAAGGCGCTGACGATCATGCAGGACGAGTTGCCCGGCGTGTACAACTACTACCAGCCGTGGCCGTTCGTGATGGCCAAGAAGGTCAAGGGCTTCACGCCGTATCCGGATGGCATGATCCGTCTGAAGGGCGTGACGTTCGCGCAAAAGTGA